In a single window of the Gossypium hirsutum isolate 1008001.06 chromosome D02, Gossypium_hirsutum_v2.1, whole genome shotgun sequence genome:
- the LOC107907721 gene encoding uncharacterized protein At4g06744, with protein sequence MRTLFLSSSFLLFSIIFHPFSVHHVASDHDPVIRGNRETLEIANGGGGKVLSPETYNDNCPPPPPKPECPLPPPPPPPPPPVPKCTLPPPPPPPPPPPPPPVPKCTFPPPPPPPPPPPPPPPPPPCKFKTKSGCFRNQRLAKTHDVIQTFKSKILVDDNSKKYTETWRGTEICKYKGFTCDIRPDVNETAVASVDFNGAKFAGPNGYLPLDGFIDKLDDLAIFHANSNNFTGTIPYEVSKIKYLYELDLSNNQLSGDFPMNVLKATNLTFLDLRFNSIKGLVPQQVFNLDLDVLFINNNNFEQRLPENLGDTPVLYLTFANNKFTGPIPTSIGKAPNLLEVLFLNNKLTGCLPYEIGNLSQATVFDVGSNKLTGPIPYSFGCLKKIELLNLACNEFYGEVPEIVCQLKNLQNLSLSYNYFTQVGPACRDLIMKKKLDVKNNCILDLPFQRSEAECTAFFSRNLYCDRKDSFKWVPCMKGGYNKYKHSSPESTTSSSSPSVRTYSTLIPHRL encoded by the coding sequence atgcgtaccctttttttatcatcttcgtttttgttgttttcaatcatttttcatccattttctGTTCACCATGTGGCTAGTGATCATGATCCAGTGATCAGGGGAAACAGGGAAACGTTGGAAATAGCCAACGGCGGCGGTGGGAAAGTTCTTTCCCCTGAAACTTACAATGACAACTGTCCTCCCCCACCTCCTAAACCTGAATGTCCACTTCCACCCCCGCCTCCACCTCCTCCCCCTCCTGTACCAAAATGTACACTTCccccacctccacctccacctccgCCTCCGCCTCCGCCTCCTGTACCAAAATGTACATTTCCCCCACCTCCACCTCCTCCGCCGCCACCACCTCCACCTCCTCCGCCGCCTCCTTGTAAGTTCAAGACAAAAAGCGGCTGCTTCAGAAACCAGCGGCTAGCAAAAACCCACGACGTGATCCAAACATTCAAGAGCAAAATCCTAGTCGACGACAACAGCAAAAAATACACAGAGACATGGCGAGGCACCGAGATTTGCAAATACAAAGGCTTCACGTGCGATATCCGTCCCGACGTGAACGAAACAGCCGTTGCTTCCGTCGATTTCAACGGCGCTAAATTTGCGGGGCCGAACGGTTATCTTCCCCTCGATGGCTTCATCGACAAGTTAGACGACTTAGCTATTTTCCATGCCAATTCAAACAACTTCACCGGCACCATCCCATACGAGGTCTCCAAAATCAAATACTTATACGAGCTCGATTTAAGCAACAATCAGTTGTCCGGTGATTTCCCGATGAACGTCCTTAAAGCCACCAACTTAACCTTTTTGGACTTACGGTTCAACTCCATTAAAGGTCTGGTTCCACAACAAGTTTTCAACTTAGACCTTGATGTTCTCTTCATCAACAACAATAATTTCGAACAAAGACTCCCCGAGAATCTCGGTGACACACCGGTTTTATACCTCACTTTTGCAAACAACAAGTTCACCGGTCCGATTCCGACAAGCATCGGCAAAGCACCCAACTTGCTCGAAGTGCTTTTTCttaacaacaaacttactgggtGTTTACCATATGAGATCGGCAACTTGAGTCAAGCCACCGTGTTCGACGTCGGGTCGAATAAGTTAACTGGTCCCATACCATACTCGTTTGGGTGTTTAAAAAAGATTGAGCTTCTCAACTTGGCCTGCAATGAATTCTACGGCGAAGTACCGGAAATCGTTTGTCAACTCAAAAATctacaaaatttgtcattgtcATACAACTATTTCACTCAGGTTGGCCCAGCTTGTAGAGACTTGATAATGAAGAAGAAACTTGATGTGAAAAACAACTGCATTTTGGACTTGCCGTTTCAAAGATCAGAAGCCGAATGCACTGCATTTTTCTCGAGAAATTTGTATTGCGATAGGAAAGATTCGTTTAAATGGGTTCCTTGCATGAAAGGTGGGTATAATAAATACAAGCATTCAAGCCCAGAATCAACAACGAGTTCTTCTTCACCATCTGTGAGAACTTACAGCACCCTTATCCCGCACCGCTTGTGA